A segment of the Denticeps clupeoides chromosome 2, fDenClu1.1, whole genome shotgun sequence genome:
accactCTTGTTTGAGAAATAGATGACTATATGGGGTAGATGAGGTTGCTGATAATAGAGCCTCTGCAGTGTGAAAATGTTCTCTAAAGCCTGTAAGAGATAGTTACTCAGATTTCATGATATGCACAACACAATTGTTAGTCCTGCACAATCCTACAACTGAGCTCATAAACAGACAGTAAACAGGAGCAGtggatggcctagtggttaaggaagcggccccgtaatcagaaggttgccggtttgaatcctgagctgctAAGGtctcactgagcaaagcaccgcccccacacactgctccccgggcacctgtcatggctgccacctgctcaccaacggtgatgggttaaaagcagaggacactgcacagtgatgggttaaaagcagaggacatatttcgttgtatGCACCGTgggctgttctgcagtgtttcacaatgacaataacttcacttttactAAACAAACTTTAAACAAAATTCCTAGCTTTCCAGAAGAGACAGATACAAAGCACCCATCATTCTACAGCATTGCCCAGACATCTGTGAGACTACATTCAAAAATGAGTCATCCACCTATTTTATGTACTTAAAAGTAGGTTGGAGGAAAGTCTGAGAAAATTCTAGCGTATGACAAAGAACAAGAACTGGACGGAAAGTTACCGGCAAAAAGACTTGTGCAGTGAATTTGTGGTTTTGATTGTCATGTATGTAAGAAGGAGGTCTTGAGTGAaccacaacaataaaaaaacagggatGGTTGCAATGACACATCAGCCAATGGTGTTCACAATTGCTATAAATTGATATACTGAAAATATGACGTTATAGTTTGATCCACCGTGCAACATCATATAATGTTCCTGTTAATGCCCCACTAAATGTTTAGATAAATGCAGTGgggtgaaaaagtgtttgcccctcTTTGAATTCTTACATTTTtcatcaaaaaatattttttcacaccactgtatgtcAACTTAGCCCATCCTTTTCATGTCTCATGactatgtacttttttttccaaaaaccaTAAGTATTAATCCATTCGTGTCAATGTTTGTGTTGATTacttaaatggaaatgtttgtgttgagcacttaaattttttgtgtgtatgcagtACCTTGGCTCTGATATGGAGGAATTCCATGGACGTACGCTGCATGATGAGGGCAGTATTCAGTGGCTCCCAGTGCTGCCACATGTAACTGTCATGCTGATCCCTGGTCAGACGCTGCCTCTGCAGCTCTTTAGGCCACATGAGGTCAGCATGATCCGGAACCTTGTTACACATGATCGAACCTTTGCTGTTCTGGCGAACAGGTGAATAGCACATTCTGATTATTCTCTGAAATGGAgtcagaaatgaaagtgaaatgtttgtgtgtttagccCCAGTTACAGTGGTGATCTGGAAGCAGAATTTGGTACCACAGCAGAGATCTACGCATTCCGTGAGGAGCAGGAACACGGCATTGAGACAGTGAAGCTGAAGGCCATCGGCAGACAGAGATTCAAAGTGCAGGAGATGAGAACGCAGGCAGATGGGTAAATATATACTCACTCTGATAACTGTCTGTTATTGTAACTGTTACATGAACTCTTGGGAAACTTTGTTGTGTATGTGGAAGCTGCAGTCTGGTCAGGGTGCCCATGCTTACCCATGTCCACCACCAAAAGCATGTATAATAGgaatcagaactggaccacagaGCAATGTAAGTAATTGCCATGGTCTGATAAATCATGTTTCCTTTCAGATCATGTGGATAGCAGGTGTGTGTCACATGGCCAGTGGAGGCAGTGTAAATCTTTGGGCAATGTTTGGACTAAAAACCTTGGCAAAGTTATTTTGACGTGTACCACCTACTTAAACATTGCTGACCAAATACACCCTGTCACAATGCAAAAATGGTCAAAAATTATACAGATGTCATTgttttaaaataagtaaaatccATGTAGGCAACAGAgcccccaaccccccacccccttttgTCTACAGGGCTCTCAAGTGTCATACATTGAACGTTACAGTCACTCTTGTCATTTGTCAAACACTCCCGCCACAGGCTAATATGCTGCAGCGCCAAATATTTCTCAGACCGCAGCACCTCACTATGAAAAAAGCACATCTCCACTAGAGCCTGTCaactaccagccaatcaaaaaaagaaagggcctatacaacagccaatcagaaaatattgTATCTAGGTGCAATACCAATGAAGAGGCATCCTGGAGTCTTcacgttattctgctacttgtaactAAATCTGCCCCAAAATTTTGTTGACCCATTCATAGGAGCTTcaagcatcacttcaagcagaGAGTAAGTAATcttttaatgttacaacaaattctTGTTGGACACAATCAGTGACCACTTGACTGCTGTTTTCAAAACTTGAGAGCCCTCTGTCTATTTAGCCCTAAGTGACGTGGTGGGTCAAGCCGGCGCAGACGTGACACAATCCTTCCcgtttacccaggcttgggatcAGCAACAAAAAATACACTGTAACAGTGGCTGGGTTTCACAGCTATGTTTAATAGTGAATGCTCTTGTATAGTCTGGCAGTAAAGGCCCAAATgttttggtacctttttccggatggtaggatgGTGAAGAGTTCATGTGAGAGGTGTGTTTAATGCTGGATGCTTTCCTGATTCAGCATGTGTTGTAAATATCCATTATGGACGAAAGAGACCCCTGGATTGGCCCCTACTGAGAATTCTCCATTGAGAATGAAGCAGTTCTACTTTCCCATCTTcaacacaaaatattaatacaacTCAGGgctaaaaatatatgttttgacAAGTTAATTGAAACAATGTATATTATGTATGCAGGTCAGTGTATATTAAAAGTCTGGccttttatttgtgtgttagTATTCGTCAGATAAAGGTACAGATTCTTCCTGAACGGATTTTGCCTGGTGCCCTGTCTGGTCTGCAGCTGCTTTCACgtctgcacacacaaactccaTCCACGCAGCACACTCAGAGTCAACGCTGTGTTGCATATAGACAggtaacatacacacagtccTACACTTTTCAATTCTTGTTAGGCTCCGTGATGGGGCTGCATTAATTGcatacacttttttaaaacacattaaatgttcATGAATTAATTGCAGTCTCAGACACACTCTACAAATAGCATAACATTCATCTACTCTGATCATCTCCATTTTCAGAAGTGCACTGGTTTACGCTTAATTTAACCTTTTTCAGAGAAATCTCAGATTCGCTTGTATGACATCATGGCCACCTTGGATTTATGCTCTTTATGATTCAGTAAGTAtaagcacacacaaataaaaaaatatatatatatttttttcaatccTTACTTCTGTAAAAGCACATGTATACTGTCTTTCTTTATGTTTCAGGACACATTAATGAGTAGAGTAAAGCAACAGTTGCATGAGTGGGATGAGAATCTCAAAGACGAATCACTTCCTACAAATGCTATAGGTGTGTGCTTCATGCACTGACTTCCCACAGTGCAGTCAGTTCATGTttcacattttagttttttgttttcacTTTACTGCAGATTTCTCCTATCGGGTTGCTGCCTGTCTGCCCATAGATGATGCCCTGAGACTGCAGTTGCTTAAAATCGGCAGTGCCATCCAGAGGTTGCGCTGTGAACTGGATATCATGGACAGGGTGTGTTTGAGTTGGTGGGGACCAAATGTTACCAAATGTAAAAAGTCTAAAAATTAACctaaaatgcttttccaacatatgcaaatcattaaatactaaatattgcaaagaaCTGTTGACAGACCCCATAGAGGCTTCAGATTTTGAAACACTACTCTAATTGAACAACCTGATTAACAGCCCAGGTGGGGGTGGAAGGCATACACACATATAGGGTATTTGCGATGcatattttgagcaacaaaaaacattgtattttaatgttacaagatcagAATAATACTCACATTTCAAACATCAAAAAAAcgatggataaaaaaaataaaatacacttaaattattatctattttccaaagccacagggagccaCAGTGTAAGCATGAAAGAGCCACGGGTTTCCTACCCCTGTACTATACACCAGGTATCACTATACTGTTTCAGTTTACTTGTTGTGCTTCAATTCAGTTTGTTTTTACCAACAGTGCACATCGTTGTGCTGTAAGCAGTGCCAGGAAACAGAAATTACCACCAAGAATGAGATCTTCAGGTGAGGGGATAACTAGATGCAAATCCAGAAGTCCTGGTGCAAGTCATATCTGATCTGTCTCCCCAACAGTCTTTCCCTGTATGGACCAATGGCAGCATACGTTAATCCCCATGGCTACGTGCACGAGACTCTGACTGTTTATAAAGCCTCCAACCTCACTCTTATTGGTCGGCCCTCTACTCTGCACAGCTGGTTCCCTGGGTAAGCCAGTTCCATACCTGATTGTTGAAAAAAATAAGTTATCAGTCCTATGTTGTGTTCTGTCcattaaatcatttacatttacatttacatttatggcatttatcagacgcccttatccagagcgacttacaatcagtagttacaggggacagtccccctggggcaatttagggttaagtgtcttgctcagggacacaatggtagtaagcgggatttgaacctgggtcttctggttcacagacgagtgtgttacccactaggctactaccaccctcaactcCATCTCTCTTTTTGAGAAATTTCTTTGTGAATTTACTGGCATGCTCACCCTTTTCATGTAGATGTTTGGGGATTGCTAGTTACTCTTAAAATAGTGTTACTCTTTATTTATGCACAATTCCCAATATTGCTCCTTGTATCTatggtatatttgtgtgtgtagatatgCATGGACCATTGCACAGTGCCGTGCCTGTGGATCTCACATGGGTTGGAAGTTCTCTGCTGTGAAGAAGGACCTCATCCCTCAAAATTTCTGGGGACTAACACGCTCTGCTCTACTACCCACAATCCCCCAGGATGAGGAAGGAGCTGAGGGCTCCAGGCTGCTTTGCCTCTGACTACTGCATGATCCTACAACCCATTAACTCTTGATATTTCATCTTTAGACACATCTTCTCCTTCTGTCATTGACAGGCAGCTGAGGGATGGATGGAAACATGggtagacacacatacacacattagtTCATGAACTCGTGCTTGTTTTAGAGTATTAAAACTGTATGAGGCCAGATTTGTTCTGTGTGCAGCGTTTAATTAAGTTTTCCCCAATGGGCTGTGGTTGCCAAATTAGTACAATATGTTGTTATAGGAGTCTAACTAGGGTAACTATAGTTAGATTGTATTATGGCTTGTGTATATATTAAAAGGTGGGTGTCTGTacagctgacacacacagacccacgtACACATAGATATATGACCAAAAAGGAAGCCATCCTGTCTGACAAAATATGA
Coding sequences within it:
- the crbn gene encoding protein cereblon; translation: MLLPTAGAAPIRLLLGIVCKQKGMAAERGGQEDNINNNMGNQLQLLPGNEEDDEDMQMEDHNSDSAVKPNIINFDPSLPTSHAYLGSDMEEFHGRTLHDEGSIQWLPVLPHVTVMLIPGQTLPLQLFRPHEVSMIRNLVTHDRTFAVLANSPSYSGDLEAEFGTTAEIYAFREEQEHGIETVKLKAIGRQRFKVQEMRTQADGIRQIKVQILPERILPGALSGLQLLSRLHTQTPSTQHTQSQRCVAYRQRNLRFACMTSWPPWIYALYDSDTLMSRVKQQLHEWDENLKDESLPTNAIDFSYRVAACLPIDDALRLQLLKIGSAIQRLRCELDIMDRCTSLCCKQCQETEITTKNEIFSLSLYGPMAAYVNPHGYVHETLTVYKASNLTLIGRPSTLHSWFPGYAWTIAQCRACGSHMGWKFSAVKKDLIPQNFWGLTRSALLPTIPQDEEGAEGSRLLCL